In the Anaerostipes caccae L1-92 genome, ACCATAAGATCTTTTTCTTGTATACCCAGGAACTATGACGGTTTCCTTAAGTTTTTCTTATTCCCCCGACACAAAAAACCGGCATCCGACATCACAGCCGCACAAGCCCTTTTTCCGCCATCCGCTGAAGAGACATTGTAATCCCGTACTTGGCATGGGGATAGGTAAGTCCCCCCTGGAAATAGGCTGCATACGGAGGCTTCATCGGGCCGTCTGCACTGAGTTCGATGGAGGAGCCTGAGACAAATGCCCCTGCTGCCATAATGACCTGGCTGTCATAGCCCGGCATATCCCACGGCTCCGGAGTTACATAGCTGTCCACCGGAGAAGCCGCCTGGATTCCCTGACAGAAAGCTTTCAGCTTTTCAGGGTCATTGAACTCTACCGCCTGAATGATGTCGTGACGGCTCTCCTTTCCGTCAGGGACCACTTTAAACCCGAGACTTTCATACAGGTTGGCCGCAAATACGGCTCCTTTCAGGGCGCTGTTCACCACTGTGGGCGCGAGAAACAATCCCTGCAGGAACTGGCGGTTGACTCCCAGAGATGCCCCAACTTCTTTTCCGAGTCCGGGTGTCGTCAGTCTGTATGCACACTGCTCGATCAACTCCTTCTTTCCGCAGATATAACCTCCGATCGGTGCCAGCCCTCCTCCCGGATTTTTGATGAGCGAGCCAACGACTAAGTCTGCTCCTGCCTGGGACGGCTCTGTCTCCTCGACAAATTCTCCATAGCAGTTGTCCACCATGACAATGACTGACGGCTTTATATCCTTTACGAATGAGATCAGTTCCCCGATCCTCCCGACAGAAAGTGTCGGCCGGGTGGCATAGCCTTTGGACCTCTGGATCGTGACCAGTTTCGTCCTTTCGTTTATGGCTTTTTTTATGGCATCATAGTCAAAAGAGCCGTCCTGCTTCAGGTCCGCCTGGGCATAGGTGATTCCATACTCAGCCAGAGAGCCTTTGGAAGGCCGTATGCCGATCACTTCTTCCAATGTGTCATAAGGCTTTCCGACCGGAGACATGACTTCATCGCCCGGTCTTAAATTTGCGCTCAGTGCCAGTCCTAAAGCGTGGGTGCCGCAGGTAATCTGCGGGCGTACCAGGGCATCCTCAGTTTGAAAGATATCCGCGTAAACTCCCTCGATCGCCTCTCTCCCGATATCATCATATCCGTATCCCGTGGTTCCTCCGAGATGTGCCTCTGAAATGCGGTTCTTCTTCATAGCCTTCAGCACTTTCAGCTGATTAAATTCTGCCACTGCATCAAATTCTGCAAATCTCTCGGAAAGCGATGACTCAATGTTCTTTGCATAGTCATATACTTCTCCGGACACACCTAGTTCTTTATAGTATTCTTTTAACTGATCCATCCCATATGCCTTTCTCTCTGATTTTTTCCAGCATAAATGCCAGAATTTCATCTTCCATTCGGTAATCCTGCCTGTTGATCATCGTGACTTCCTTTTCCCGACGAAACCACGTGAGCTGCCGCTTTGCAAAGTGCCTCGTATCTTTTTTGATGCGCTCTGCGGTCTCTGCAAGGTCCTGTTTCCCCTCCAGATAATCAAAAACTTCTTTATAACCGATCCCCTGCATGGATACCATGTCTTTTGTATACCCCTCACAGGCAAGCTGTCTGACCTCATCGATCAGCCCTGCCTCTATCATCCGGTCAACCCGCTGGTTGATTCTGTCATACAGAATCTTCCGCTCATGAGTCAGGACAAAATAGACAAAATTATAACGGGATTCCTTGGTTCTCTCCTGTTCATTGTGCATGGAAATCTTGGTTCCCGTCTTTTCGTAAAACTCCAATGCCCGGATCACCCTTTTTATGTTATTTTCATGGACAGCCTGTGCGGATTCCGGGTCAACTTCCGCAAGCATCCGGTGGAGATATCCATTTCCTTTTTCCTCTGCCAGCTTCTTCAGTCTGTCTCTGTATCCCCGGTCTGCATCCTCTTCTGAAAAATCTATATCATATAAAAGAGCCTGAATATAAAAACCGGTTCCGCCGACGACGATTGGAATCTTCCCTTTTTCATAAATCTTCTCTGCCGCCCGTTTCGCCATCTGCTGAAACCGGACTACATGAAACTCCTCATCCGGTTCCAATTCATCTACCAGATAATGCGGGATTCCATCCATCTCCTCCGGCATGATCTTTGCAGTCCCAATGTTCATTTTTTTGTAGACCTGCATGGAATCGGCGGAAATGATCTCTCCGCCGACTGCCTCTGCCAGTTTGATGGACAGCTCTGTCTTCCCCGCTGCCGTGGGCCCGGTCAATATGATCATCGGCTTCATAGGCTGTCAAATCCTTTCGGCAGAAGTTCTTTCAGTGGGAAACTCCGGAAGTCATCTCCGTCCTGACAGATCACCCGCAGATCCTTCGAAAATTCGTTCAGCACCTGCAGACAAATGCCGCACGGATAAACACATCCGTCTCCCTCTGCCGCAATGGCGATGGATTCAAACTCCCTGTATCCCGCAGCCACGGCTGTACTCACGGCATTGCGCTCCGCACAAATCGCCGCGCCGTAAGAGGCATTCTCCACATTACACCCGGTAAAGACGGTCCCGTCCTTACACAAAAGAGCCGCGCCAACCAAAAACCCGGAATAGGGCGCATAAGCAAACTCCCGGGCCCGTTTCGCCAGAGCCAGCAAATCTTGATCGTTCATAATCCCATCCTTTCCCTGCAAACCAACAATAGTGATAAAAAACTCATATTATTCTCTTGAATTTTTTCTCTATTTCATACTTGCTCATCTTGATCATCGTCGGCCGCCCATGGGGACATGTATACGGATTTTCACACTCCATCAGTAGGTCTAAAAGATTTCTCACCTCCGGAAGAGACATTCTCTGGTTTCCTTTCGCCGACATTTTGCATGCCATGGAAGCGATCTTATCCGTGATCATCTCCGGATCTTTTTTCACCCCATCCGCGGTGAGAGAGTCCAAAAGCTCCATAAACAGTTCTTTCTCTTTCAGGCCGTATAAATTTGCGGGCACCTGCCGGATACAGAACTCATTGCCTCCGAACGCCTCGATCGTAAATCCGAGTTCCTGAAAGATGTCTTTTGTCTCTTCGAGCACTTTTGCCTCTGCCATAGACAGCGTTACCACGTAGGGCGGCTCCACTCCCTGGCTGTAAATCTTTTTTTCTCTGAAGCTCTTCATGAGCTTTTCATAATTCACTTTCTCATGTGCCGCATGCTGGTCCATGATAAACAGCTGGTCTTCGTACTCGATCAGCCAGTAAGTCTTAAAAAGCTGTCCAATCACTTTCCGGTCCGGCTTTGCCTCCTCATCCAGAAGAGAGGTTTCATTGAGTGTCATCTGCTGTAAATCTTCTTTCCCGTCATCGTTTCTATAATTGACTCCGGCAAAAACAGACTTCTTTGCCTCTGGTTTCGCAGCATATTTCTTCAGAGTCCCCTGTGGTCCGGCCGGAATTTCGGGAGCAGTATATTCTGCTGCTTTCTCCTCGTGACGCTCTTCTCTTCTCACCTGTTCAAAGGGCTCCGGCATTTTTTCCGGAAGCACAGGCTTTGCTTCTTTCTTCTGCTTTCCGAGCTCTGCTTTCGGTATCATCTCTCTGTGAGACAGCGTCTCCTTAATGCCCGACGCCAAAAGCTCATACAGTTCTTTTTCGTTGCGGAAACGGATCTCCATCTTTGTCGGATGTACATTGACGTCCAGAAGTTCCGGCTCCACTTCTATGTTCAGGCATACGAACGGATACTTGTGGGCCATGGTGAACGTTTTATACCCATCCTCAATGGCTTTATAGATAATTTTGCTCTTAATATACCTGCCGTTTATAAAATAACTCTCATAATTCCGGTTCCCGCGGGAGATAAATGGTTTTCCCACATACCCGTCCACACTGACCGTCGGCCCCTTTAACGAAATCGGCAGGAGAGCTCCCGCCACATCTCTGCCATATAAATGGTAAATGATATCTTTTACATTTCCATTTCCCGACGTATACATCTTATTCTTGCTGTTATGAATAAATTTAAACGCAATATCCGGGTGGCTCAATGCCATATGCACCATAATCTGTTCTACGTATCCCGCCTCGGTCACCGGACTTTTCAGAAATTTCCGTCTGGCCGGCGTATTGTAAAACAGATTGCGCACAAGAAATGTCGTCCCGTCCGGAGCGCCGATCTCATCAAGTCCCTGTTCTTCTCCGCCAAAAATCTTATAAGAAACTCCGGAAAAAGCCCCCGCGGTTTTGGTGATGACTTCCACCTGTCCGACCGCGCTGATGCTTGAGAGTGCCTCTCCGCGGAATCCCAGGGATGAGACGGATACCAGGTCCTCCACGGTGCGTATCTTGCTCGTCGCGTGGCGCAGAAACGCTGTCCTCACTTCCTCTTTCGGAATACCGCACCCGTTGTCCGTCACCCTCATAAGAGTCATGCCGCCGTCTCTGATCTCAACGGTAACCGCTGTGGCTTTTGCATCGATGGCATTTTCCACCAGCTCCTTGACCACGGAAGCCGGCCTCTCGATCACTTCCCCGGCCGCAATATTGTCGATTGTCTTCTGATCCAATAACTGAATTTCTGCCATAACTATTCCTCTTCTCTAAGCCTGTTCTGCAGAATATACAAATAGTTTAACGCTTCCAGCGGTGTCATGGAAGACAGATCCTTTTTCCGAATCTCCGCCATAAACGGGTGCTCCATCATCGGCTCACTGTCATTTGCAAACAGGGAAAGCTGCTGGGGCTCACTGCTCACCTGAATTTTCTGTGCCTGGGAAACAATATCACTGTCGCTTAACTCCGACACGATCTCTTTTGCCCTCTGAATGACCATATCCGGCACTCCTGCAAGTTTGGCGACCTGAATGCCGTAGCTTTTATCTGCTCCGCCTTTCACAATCTTTCTTAAAAATACAATGTTGTCACCCTGTTCTTTTACGGCGATGCAGTAGTTATTGACACTGCCGATTTTGCCCTCCAGCTCCGTGAGTTCATGGTAATGGGTGGCAAACAGAGTCTTGGCACCTAAAAGCTTAGGATTGCTGATGTACTCCACCACGGCCCATGCAATGCTCAGACCGTCATAAGTGCTGGTGCCCCGGCCGATCTCATCCAAAATCAGCAGGCTGTCCTTGGTGGCATTCCTTAAAATATTCGCCACCTCGCTCATCTCCACCATAAAGGTACTCTGTCCGCTGGCAAGATCGTCAGAGGCACCCACCCGGGTAAAGATCCTGTCCACAATGCCGATGTTGGCTTTTTGGGCCGGCACAAAGGAGCCTATCTGGGCCATGAGAACGATCAGCGCCGACTGTCTCATGTAAGTCGATTTACCTGCCATATTGGGCCCGGTGATGATGGAAACCCGGTGCCGTTTACTGTCCAGATACGTGTCATTGGAAATAAACATATCATTGGACATCATCTGCTCTACCACAGGATGCCGGCCCTCTTTGATATCGATCAGGCCCTTTGTGTTCAGTTTCGGTCTCACATAACCGTTCTGTTCTGCCACACAGGCAAGGGAGCAGAGTACGTCCAGATATGCGATGACTCCCGCGGTTTTCTTGATCCGCTCCATTTCTCCTGCCAGAGTTTCCCTGATAGACGCAAAGGTCTCATATTCCAGCGCACACAGCCTGTCCTCAGCCCCGAGAATCGTGTCTGCCAGCTTGTTCAGCTCCTCCGTTGTATATCTCTCAGAGTTGGTGAGCGTCTGTTTCCTTATGTAATGTTCCGGCACCTTGTCTTTGTAGGAATTGGTCACATCCAGATAATATCCGAACACCTTATTGAATTTGACCTTCAGGGTTTTGATTCCGGTAGCGCGCCTCTCCCGTTCTTCCAGCTGCATCAGCCACTGTTTGCCGTCTGTCTTGGCGCGCTTTAACTGATCGATCTGTTCAGAAAAACCATCCTTGATAATGCCCCCTTCTTTGACTGCGATCGGAGGCTCCTCCAGTATGGCATCCTCCAAAAGTCCTGCCACGTCCTCCAGCGTATCCAAATCTTCTCTGAGGCCGGACAGCAGGCTGTCACCGCATTCTTCAAGAATCGTCTTAATCGGCGGAAGCCACTGGAGTGATACTTTCAGGGCGATCATATCTCTTGGATTTATTGTTTGATAGCTGACCTTTGTCATCAGACGCTCCAGATCATAGACCGGATTCAGGTATTCCCTGATCTCTTCCCGGGCAATGGCCTGTTTGGTAAGTGACGTCAGCGCATCATACCTCTCCTCGATCTTTACTCGGTCGATCAGAGGCTGCTCGATCATACTGCGCAGAAGCCTGGCTCCCATGGCCGTTTTCGTCTTATCCAGCACGCCCAGAAGGGAACCTTTCTTCTTTTTGTCCCTCAGCGTCTCGCACAGTTCCAGATTCCTCCGGCTGGAACTGTCGATGATCATATATTCACTTGTCTCATACGGAGAGACGGACATCAGATGATTTAACGCATTTTTCTGAGTCTCATGCAGATATAAAAGAAGCGCTCCTGTGGCAATCTTTCCCATAGGATGGTCTGAAAGGCCCAGACCGTTTAAATTACCCACATGGAACTGGGATTTGATGGCGGCCTCCCCCTGTTCTTCGTCAAAATAATAATGGTCAATATTGGAAACAGAGACGCCCAGCTTATCTTTTATAAATTCTATGTCCACACCGCTGATCATAAATGCGTCATTGCATATGATCTCGGCAGGGGCGAACTTAAAGATCTCATCCACAACTTTGTGGAGTTCATCCATGGATGTGGTACGAAAATCTCCCGTGGTCACATCCACCACAGACAGTCCGAAACTGTCGTCGCTGCAGAAAATACACATGAGATAATTGTTCTTCTCGTCTTCCAGACTCTGCTGGGAAATATTTGTTCCCGGAGTCACGATCCTGATGACCTCTCTCTTTACGATCCCTTTCGTCTGTTTCGGGTCCTCCACCTGCTCACAGATCGCAACTTTATATCCCTTCTCCACCAGTTTATTGAGATAGGAATCCACCGCATGGAACGGGACTCCGCACATGGGGGCCCGTTCTTCCATGCCGCAGTTTTTTCCGGTCAGTGTGATCTCCAGTTCCCTGGAAGCCGTCAGTGCATCGTCAAAGAACATCTCATAAAAATCTCCCAGCCTGTAAAACAGAATGCAGTCCTGATTCTGTTCTTTGATCGCCATATATTGTTCCATCATTGGAGTTAATTTAGCCATTTACCTGTTCTCCCATATAATAAAAGCCTTTTTCTTCGGTAATCTTTACCCGGACGAGCTGTCCGATGAGGCTCTCGTCCCCTTTAAAATGTACTAATATGTTGTTGGAAAGCCGGCCGGTGACCATGCCGTCCTCGTGGGTATTTTTCTCTTCTACAAGGACCTCCTCCTCTTTCCCGATTCCGTCCTTCCTGTTGTCCTTGGAGCTTTCTTTGATCACCTCAAGAAGCCGGCTGAACCTTTTTTTCACCACCTCCGGCTCCACCTGATCTTCCATGGAGGCCGCCGGTGTCCCCGTCCTCTTGGAATAGACAAACGTATAAGCACTGTCAAACTTCACTTTCCTTACCACATCCAGTGTCTCTTCAAAGTCTTCTTCCGTCTCCCCGGGAAATCCTACAATAATGTCTGTGGTCATCGCGATCCCCGGAATTTTCTCTTTGATCTTCTCCGCCAGCGCAAGATAGCTTTCTTTTGTGTAATGCCGGTTCATTTTCTTTAAGATTCTGCTGCTTCCGGACTGTACCGGCAGATGCATGTGACGGCATATCTTCTTCGAAGAAGCCATCACTTCGATCAGTTCATCAGAGAGATCTTTGGGATGAGGCGTCATAAACCGGATGCGGGCAAGCCCTTCGATCTGCTCGATCTTCTGTAAAAGCTGCGCAAAGCTCACCGGCTCATCGAGATTTTTCCCGTAGGAATTTACATTTTGCCCGAGCAGCATCACTTCCCGGACTCCTTCCTGTACCAGGCCTTCAATCTCCCTTATGATGTCCTCCGGCTTCCGGCTGCGCTCCCGGCCCCGCACATAGGGGACGATACAGTAACTGCAGAAGTTATTGCACCCAAACATGATATTGACGCCGCATTTAAAAGAAAACTTCCGGTCGCTCGGGAGGTCCTCGACGATCTGATCCGTGTCCTTCCAGATATCCACGATCATTCCTCCGGAATCTGCCCTTGCTTTCAGGAGCTCCGCCAGCTTAAAAATGTTGTGGGTCCCGAATATAAGATCCACAAACGGATA is a window encoding:
- the miaB gene encoding tRNA (N6-isopentenyl adenosine(37)-C2)-methylthiotransferase MiaB, which encodes MQIYNNEAQKQYSYMEEMKEWVKAQEERLGRPLTCHITTFGCQMNEKDSEKLLGVLETIGYRQTDTEYADLVLFNTCTVRENANTKLYGHLGHVKKAKEQNPEMIIGLCGCMMQEEQVVEKIRKSYPFVDLIFGTHNIFKLAELLKARADSGGMIVDIWKDTDQIVEDLPSDRKFSFKCGVNIMFGCNNFCSYCIVPYVRGRERSRKPEDIIREIEGLVQEGVREVMLLGQNVNSYGKNLDEPVSFAQLLQKIEQIEGLARIRFMTPHPKDLSDELIEVMASSKKICRHMHLPVQSGSSRILKKMNRHYTKESYLALAEKIKEKIPGIAMTTDIIVGFPGETEEDFEETLDVVRKVKFDSAYTFVYSKRTGTPAASMEDQVEPEVVKKRFSRLLEVIKESSKDNRKDGIGKEEEVLVEEKNTHEDGMVTGRLSNNILVHFKGDESLIGQLVRVKITEEKGFYYMGEQVNG
- the miaA gene encoding tRNA (adenosine(37)-N6)-dimethylallyltransferase MiaA, which encodes MKPMIILTGPTAAGKTELSIKLAEAVGGEIISADSMQVYKKMNIGTAKIMPEEMDGIPHYLVDELEPDEEFHVVRFQQMAKRAAEKIYEKGKIPIVVGGTGFYIQALLYDIDFSEEDADRGYRDRLKKLAEEKGNGYLHRMLAEVDPESAQAVHENNIKRVIRALEFYEKTGTKISMHNEQERTKESRYNFVYFVLTHERKILYDRINQRVDRMIEAGLIDEVRQLACEGYTKDMVSMQGIGYKEVFDYLEGKQDLAETAERIKKDTRHFAKRQLTWFRREKEVTMINRQDYRMEDEILAFMLEKIREKGIWDGSVKRIL
- the mutS gene encoding DNA mismatch repair protein MutS, with product MAKLTPMMEQYMAIKEQNQDCILFYRLGDFYEMFFDDALTASRELEITLTGKNCGMEERAPMCGVPFHAVDSYLNKLVEKGYKVAICEQVEDPKQTKGIVKREVIRIVTPGTNISQQSLEDEKNNYLMCIFCSDDSFGLSVVDVTTGDFRTTSMDELHKVVDEIFKFAPAEIICNDAFMISGVDIEFIKDKLGVSVSNIDHYYFDEEQGEAAIKSQFHVGNLNGLGLSDHPMGKIATGALLLYLHETQKNALNHLMSVSPYETSEYMIIDSSSRRNLELCETLRDKKKKGSLLGVLDKTKTAMGARLLRSMIEQPLIDRVKIEERYDALTSLTKQAIAREEIREYLNPVYDLERLMTKVSYQTINPRDMIALKVSLQWLPPIKTILEECGDSLLSGLREDLDTLEDVAGLLEDAILEEPPIAVKEGGIIKDGFSEQIDQLKRAKTDGKQWLMQLEERERRATGIKTLKVKFNKVFGYYLDVTNSYKDKVPEHYIRKQTLTNSERYTTEELNKLADTILGAEDRLCALEYETFASIRETLAGEMERIKKTAGVIAYLDVLCSLACVAEQNGYVRPKLNTKGLIDIKEGRHPVVEQMMSNDMFISNDTYLDSKRHRVSIITGPNMAGKSTYMRQSALIVLMAQIGSFVPAQKANIGIVDRIFTRVGASDDLASGQSTFMVEMSEVANILRNATKDSLLILDEIGRGTSTYDGLSIAWAVVEYISNPKLLGAKTLFATHYHELTELEGKIGSVNNYCIAVKEQGDNIVFLRKIVKGGADKSYGIQVAKLAGVPDMVIQRAKEIVSELSDSDIVSQAQKIQVSSEPQQLSLFANDSEPMMEHPFMAEIRKKDLSSMTPLEALNYLYILQNRLREEE
- the cdd gene encoding cytidine deaminase, coding for MNDQDLLALAKRAREFAYAPYSGFLVGAALLCKDGTVFTGCNVENASYGAAICAERNAVSTAVAAGYREFESIAIAAEGDGCVYPCGICLQVLNEFSKDLRVICQDGDDFRSFPLKELLPKGFDSL
- the mutL gene encoding DNA mismatch repair endonuclease MutL, which gives rise to MAEIQLLDQKTIDNIAAGEVIERPASVVKELVENAIDAKATAVTVEIRDGGMTLMRVTDNGCGIPKEEVRTAFLRHATSKIRTVEDLVSVSSLGFRGEALSSISAVGQVEVITKTAGAFSGVSYKIFGGEEQGLDEIGAPDGTTFLVRNLFYNTPARRKFLKSPVTEAGYVEQIMVHMALSHPDIAFKFIHNSKNKMYTSGNGNVKDIIYHLYGRDVAGALLPISLKGPTVSVDGYVGKPFISRGNRNYESYFINGRYIKSKIIYKAIEDGYKTFTMAHKYPFVCLNIEVEPELLDVNVHPTKMEIRFRNEKELYELLASGIKETLSHREMIPKAELGKQKKEAKPVLPEKMPEPFEQVRREERHEEKAAEYTAPEIPAGPQGTLKKYAAKPEAKKSVFAGVNYRNDDGKEDLQQMTLNETSLLDEEAKPDRKVIGQLFKTYWLIEYEDQLFIMDQHAAHEKVNYEKLMKSFREKKIYSQGVEPPYVVTLSMAEAKVLEETKDIFQELGFTIEAFGGNEFCIRQVPANLYGLKEKELFMELLDSLTADGVKKDPEMITDKIASMACKMSAKGNQRMSLPEVRNLLDLLMECENPYTCPHGRPTMIKMSKYEIEKKFKRII
- a CDS encoding aminotransferase class I/II-fold pyridoxal phosphate-dependent enzyme, producing MDQLKEYYKELGVSGEVYDYAKNIESSLSERFAEFDAVAEFNQLKVLKAMKKNRISEAHLGGTTGYGYDDIGREAIEGVYADIFQTEDALVRPQITCGTHALGLALSANLRPGDEVMSPVGKPYDTLEEVIGIRPSKGSLAEYGITYAQADLKQDGSFDYDAIKKAINERTKLVTIQRSKGYATRPTLSVGRIGELISFVKDIKPSVIVMVDNCYGEFVEETEPSQAGADLVVGSLIKNPGGGLAPIGGYICGKKELIEQCAYRLTTPGLGKEVGASLGVNRQFLQGLFLAPTVVNSALKGAVFAANLYESLGFKVVPDGKESRHDIIQAVEFNDPEKLKAFCQGIQAASPVDSYVTPEPWDMPGYDSQVIMAAGAFVSGSSIELSADGPMKPPYAAYFQGGLTYPHAKYGITMSLQRMAEKGLVRL